In the genome of Streptomyces liliifuscus, the window GGTCTGCGGATCCAAGGGCATGCGGTGGGTCTTTCGGGCTCGGTGACGTCCTGGTCAGGGTCGTCGGTGGGGCTATCGCCTGAGTGGTCGTGCGGCGCGGGCGCGCCGTGCGGCGCGGAAGGCCTCGGCGGGATCGTCGCAGGCTCCGGGTGCGGGACGCCACTCGTCGGCGCGCCAGAGGGTGAAGGGGTACCAGCGGCCGTCGGGGCCCGGGCGGATCTGGACTCCGGCGGTCGTGTCGGTGAGCGCACTGCCGTCGATGGTGATGGTCCCGAGGCCGACAGCGCGGGAGGCGTGGACGGTCTCTCGTGCCCATTCCAGGACGTCGATGGTTGCTGGGGTGGCGGCGAGGGTGGCGTGGGCGCCGGCCGGGCCGCCGTGGCGGTAGCCGATCATCATCGCCCGCAGGGTGGCTTCGGGGATGCCGGTGGCGTGCTGGGCGGCCTCCAGATGGTCCGCGCCGTCGGGGCTGGCGAGGATGCGCAGGATGTCGGCCAGCTCGTCGTGGGGCGCAGCGGCGGTGCCGGCCAGGACGGTCCGAGCGCGGGCGGCAGCATCGGTGGTCATCCACATCAGGTCCCGGGCTCGGGGCCCGGGGAGGGGTGGGTCGCTCCAGGTGAGGTTGCTGACGGCATCGAGGTCGAGGTCCGGCGGGGGCTGTGGGGGGCGGTGGGCGGCCAGTGCGTAGAGCTGGGTGGCGCGCACGGTGCCGTTGGTGTCTGCGGGGAGGGGGCCGGGGTCGGCGCCGTCGACGAGGTCGCGTACGTGGGCGGCGAGGGCGCGGGCGGTCATGCCGCGGGCGCCGAGCAGCAGGGAGGGGGTGGCGGCGAGGCGTTCGGCGACGGCGTGGCCGAGGGCTGCGCTGTGGTCGCAGACGCGGTGGGTCCGGCCGGTGGGGCAGGAGCAGGAGAAGGTGATGCCGTCGGCCGGCGGGGCGATGGAGATGCCGCCGGCGTGCCCGGAGTCGGCGATCGTGGCGGGGATCCGGTTGGCGACGAGGTCGGCAACGGCCTGAGGGTCGTCGGCGAGCTTGGCTGCCAGCGTGTCCCATTGGGCCGCGGTCAGCTCGGGGACGTGGATCGCGGCCTGGTGGGTGGCCTTCTTCGCGGCGACGGGGGCGCTGATTCTGCCCGGCTGAGTCTGGATCTGGGCGACGGCGCCGTTGCGCGCGAGGTTGAGGCCCTTGCCGTAGGAGCCGGAGCCGTTGGTGGCGAGGTGGAAGGCCTGTTTCCAGGCGCCGGCCAGGGGTGCGAGGGATCGGGCGGTGCCGGTCATCGGGTTCCCAGGGAGACGAGGGCGGTGAGCTCGGTGTCGTCGAGTTCGGTGAGGGCGCCTTCGCCGGAGGTGAGGACGGCGTCGGTCAAGGCCCGCTTGCGGGCGAGGAGTTCGTTGATGTGGTCCTCGACGGTGCCCTCGGTGATCAGGTGGTGGACCTGGACGGTGCGGTGCTGTCCGATGCGGTGGGCGCGGTCGGTGGCCTGGTCCTCGACGGCGGGGTTCCAGGGCCGGTCGTAGTGGATGACGTGCTCGGCCCGGGTGAGGGTCAGTCCGGTGCCGGCCGCCTTGACGGACAGGATGAACACCGGGGCTGGGTCGGGGTCGTGCTGGAAGGCGTCGACGAGGTGCTGGCGGCGGGCTGGAGGGGTGCCGCCGTGGAGGAAGCGGACGGAGCGGCCGCGGGCGCGCAGGTGGTGCTCGAGGATGCGGCCCATCTGGATGTATCCGGTGAAGACGAGGGCGGCTTCGCCCCGGTCGGCGAGGGTCGCGGTGAGGTCGTCCAGGGCTGCGAGTTTGCCGGAGCGGTGGGCGAGGCCGGCCGGTTCGGCGTCGTCCAGGGGTTCCTTGAGGTAGAGGGTGGGGGTGTTGCAGATCTGGCGTAGGGCCTGGAGCAGCTTCAGGACCAGGCCGCGGCGTTCGATCCCGCTGCTGGTGGTGATCTTGTGCATGGTGTCGCGGACGATCGCCTCGTACAGGCCGGTCTGTTCGTCGGTGAGGGCGACGACGCGGTGGTGGTGGATCTTGCCGGGCAGCTCGGGGGCGATGCCGGGGTCGCTCTTGCGCCGGCGGAGCATGAACGGGGCGATGAGCCGGGCGAGCCCTGCGGCGGCGGGCGCGCCCGGGTCTTTCTCGACGGCTCCGTAGCGGGCGCGGAACGCGGCGCGGGTGCCGAAGAGGCCGGGGTTGGTCCAGTCGAGGATGGCCCATAGCTCCGTGAGGTTGTTCTCGACGGGGGTGCCGGTGACCGCGAGCCGGGACCGGGCGGGTAGGTCGCGCAGTGCCTTGGCGGTGGCGGAGGCTGGGTTCTTGATGTGCTGGGCCTCGTCGGCGACGACCAGGCCCCAGTGGGTGGCGGCGAGGTCGGGGTCGCGGCGCAGGGTGCCGTAGGTGGTGATGACGACCGTGGTGTGGCCGAGCGCATCGGTGTCGAGGGTGCGGCCGGTGCCGTGGTACCGGAGAACGGCGGTGTCCGGGGCGAAGCGGGCGATCTCGCGCTGCCAGTTCGTGATGAGGGAGGCTGGGCAGACCACGAGGGTCGGGCCGGCGGCTTCGCCGGCCGTTTCGGCGCGGTGGAGGTGCAAGGCGATGGTCGTCAGCGTCTTGCCCAGGCCCATGTCGTCGGCGAGGAGCGCGCCGAAGCCCAGGTCGAGGGTGTGGGCGAGCCAGGTCAGGGCCCGCTGCTGGTAGTGGCGCAGGTTCGCGTTCAGGCTGGTCGGCGGTGGTACGGGGCGGGGGTCGTCGGGGGCTTGGCGCAGGGCGTCGACGAGGGTGGCCAGCGTGCCGGCGGGCCGGACGTCGAGGGTTTCGCCGTCGAGGGTGAGGGTGCCGGACAGGGCGGCGGCGAGCGCGTCGAGAGAGGGCAGGGGCGCCAGTTCGCGGTGGCGGGCGCGGCGGGCGGTGTCGGGGTCGATGAGCAGCCAGCGGCCGCGCATGCGGATCAGCGGCCAGGCGGCGTCGGCGAGGGCGGTCATCTCGTCCTCGGTCAGCGGTTCGCCGTCGAGGCTGATGTGCCAGCGGCAGTCCACGAGGCGGTCCAGGGCCAGGAAGCCGCTGCCGGGGGTGAACTCGTCGTCGGCGTCGTGGCGGCGGCCGATGACGGCGGTGGCGGTGAGCGCGCCGAGGAGCGCGGTTGGCCAGTGGACGGTGATGCCGGCCGCGGCGAGCGGGGAGACGGCGTGGTCGTGAAGCCGGGCGAGGTCCTCGGCAGAGAGGGTGAGGCGGCGGGGGCGGTCCTGTGCGGCGAGGTCGCCGAGCGGCGGGAAGTGGCGGGCGCCGCGGCGCAGCGCGCGGCGTACGCCGGGCAGGACGGCGGGGGTCAGGGTGGAATGGCTGGGGTGGCCCTCCCAGATGCTGCTCGCCGGCACGGGTTCGTCGTGGTCGTCGGTGGCCAGGAGCAGGACGGCCTGGGCGGTGGGGGCGTGCTCGGTGTTCTCGGGTTCCTTGATGCGCAGCGTGAGGCGGGCAGCGGGGCGGGGGTCGGCGGCGTCCTCGATCGCGTCGGCCCAGGCCCACAGCTCTGCGCTGGGCTCGGTGTCGGGTGTCGGGGTGCTGGTGAACGGGCCGGGGCCCAGGAGGGGGGCGGCACCAGGGGTTCGGACCATCGCGTCGGCGACGGCGTCGAGTAGGGGCCAGAGGGCGTGCTCGGGCGCCGGGACGCGCAGGGGGCTGTGTCCGGCGAGGAGGCAGTGTCCCTCGGGGGCCATCCGGGCGGCGGCCTCGGTGACGGCGGTGCGCAGTGGATCGGTGATCGGACCGATGCGCCAGCAGCCCTGGCCGTCGGCGGTCAGGGCGGGATAGACGCGCTGTTGGGCCACGCACTCCACGGCCAGGCGAAGGCCTGCTCGCCATCCGGTGACGGAGGGGTGCTCGCCTTCGCGGGGGGCGAGGAGTGCGGGCAGGGCGAGGCCGACGGGGACCGCGATGCCCGTCACGGTGGCGCGGCGCGGCATGATGCCGCCGGAGCTGGCGAGGACGAGGTCGCGGGCGACCGGCTGAAGCGGCGGAGGCAGGTGGCCGGGAGCGAGCAGGGGTGCGCCGTCGGGCTGGAACAGCATCCACGCGGTCCGGCCGGGGTGGCGCGAGGGCAGCAGGGTCAGGGCGGCGCCGTCGGCGAGGGCCTGCTCGAGAAGGCGGTGGGCGGCGAACAGGTCGGCCGGGCCGGCGGGGAGGGCGCGCGGCGGCTCCTGGTTCTCTGTCGGCGCGGGCGGCATGGGGAGCGCGGGTTGGACGGGCGCCGCGGCCGCCGCCGGTTCGGTCGCAGCCGGGGGCTCGGCGTCGGCGCCGAGGGCGTTCTGCAGGGCCTGGAGGAGCCGGTCGGCTGCTTCGGCCCGGGCCTGCCGCTTGGTGGGGCCGGCTCCTTCGCCGGTGAGCTGCCGACCGCGGTGGATGGCGGTGACCGTGGCCGTGAAGCCGGTGGGCGCCGGTGTGGGGGGCCGGTAGTCGGGCCGGGTGATGTGGCCGGCCTGGTGGAACTCGTTCAAGGCCGACACGGGGTTGGCTTCGGCTGCTGGAGCGGGCGCTTGGGGCTGGGCGGCGGGCGTGTCCCAGTTCCACTCGGGTACCGCGCGATCGGCGAGGGGGTCCGGCAGGTTGGCGAGCGCGGCGATGAGGGTGGTCATGGCCTGCTGCCGTGCCGCCTTACGGGTGCGGGCCCGCTGGGCGCTGCCGGTGATGTCACGGCCAGCTGGTGCGAAGGTGGCCTGTGCGACGAAGAACGGCTGGCCGTCATCCCCCTGTCCCTCCCGGACGGTCGCGGAGGGGGTTCGCAGCAGTTGGGCGTGCATGGAGATGATGCTCGGCGCCAGGGCCGGGTTGGCGGCGACGGCGGTGATGGCGGCTTGCTGTACGGGCGGCCAGACGTCTGAACCGCCCGTGTCGAACAGCACGGTCCGCAGGGCGGCGACGTCGAGGTGGCCCCGGGCGATGCGACGGGTGGCTTCGGACGCGACCGCAGCAGCGGATGTGCCCTGGGCGACGACGCGTTGAAGCGTGCTGCGGAAGGCGTCCGCGTCCATCAGGGCCAAGGACGTGCTCTCGACCGAGGCGTCGGCGCGGGAGGGCGGGATCTGAACTCGGGGCGTACGGGCGGCCAGCGCTGCGGGACTGATGGGCTGCAGGCGGTCGATGGACAAAGACACTCCCCCAGTAGCCGGACGCCGTCGAGACCGCTCCCATTGTGACCTGCCGGCGCGTCAGGTCGACGCCGTACACACAGAACACAGGTGTTGCGTATTCGTATTTCAGTATGTAGATTGCTCATGTCGCCGGGTCAGACCGGCCCTCTTCCACTCCCTTGATCGCATTCGCTGCGGCCGCCTTCTTGCGCGGCCGGGACGAAAGGTGGCTCCTCCATGCCCCGAGACCTCCATCCCCTCTCCGCTGCGCCCCCGTCGCACGACCTGGCCTCCGACATGGTCGCCTCCGTCCTGGCCGACATCGAGTACCGGCTCGGTGAACAACAGGGCTGGGACCTTCCTCCCCGCCTGTTCATGCTCCGTCTGCGGCCCCCGCGCGTGGAGGTGGAGTTCATCCCGGAGGTCGTCTGGAACCCGGTGGGGATCAACCCCGCCGACGCCTTGCGGCACCACGCAGAGGCGCTGCCGCCCGTACCGTCCCTCCTGGTCCCCGGCGAGGTGCATGAGGACTCCGTCTTCGCTGTTGGGTTCATGTTCGAGGGGTGGAACAAGCCGAAGAACGTCCAACTCCCGCCGGAACTGCGCATGCTGCGGGACAGCGGTGAACGGGTGAACCATCTCCTGCCCGGCCGCCAGGAAGTCCGGATCGTCCACGCCGTCGACCTCAACCAGCGCGCCGTCCACATCGTGCGGGCCCGCGGCGGGCAGCCCCGCCTGTCGGTCGCCGGACGAGAGGGCGCACCGGAGCTGGAGGGAACCATCCCCGTCGCCCTGGGCCGATTCGTGCACGCCCTCAACAGCGGCCCCGGCCAGCAGACCGAACACCCGGCGCCCCGCGCCCAGATGTGAGGACCGACATGATCACGGACCCCATGCTGTTCCGCTTCACGGCGAGCGGGCCCACGCCCGAAGCGGCCTTCACCGCGTTCGCCGCCAAGGACCGCGAACAGCCGCACGATCCGTTCCGGCCCCGCGCGGACCTGTCGAAGGTGACCGAGGTGAAGGTCGCCGACGGCCGAGACTGGCTGCGCGCCGACGGCTGCTTCGACGGCCAAGACGGCGGGCCGCTGTGCGAGGACGACGCCGACTGGCTCGCCGACCGCCTGATCGAGGACTACGACCCGATCGTCCGATCCGGCGCCGCCGCACTGCTGCTGCGCACGCTGGGAGACGAACCGACCTGGTGCTTTTTCGGGTGGAGCGCCCGGGGAGAGTAGCCCCCTCCACGCCCCGGCCGGTGCCCGCCGAACCCGCTCCGCCCGGTCCGGTGCCGTCGTACTAACCGCGACGGCACCGGACCGGCGAGCAGCGGCAAGCCAGAACCCGCCCGAACGCCCTTCGACTTCGAGGACCCCGATGCCCGCCCCGGACACCCGACTCCGCGCCCGGCGCCTCGCCGACCGCCTCCCCCCTCTGCCCCCGGCCATGCGAGGCAACGCAGGCCGCGAACGCGCCCGTCACGCCTTCGTTACCCGCACCCTCACCACACTGTGCACGTACCGGAGCATCACCGGTGACCGCGCGGAGGACTGGCGCCGGGTGGCCTCAGAACTCGCCATGCTTGGGCAGATGGCAGCCCTCGGAGGCATTTTCCAGGTGGCCGTCTTCGAACTGGAGGCGCTCGCCAGGCAGACCGCCGGTCTCGAACCGGCGCTCGCAGGTCTTCCCTCCGGCACCGGCCCTCAGGGAGGAGACCTGATCTTCCCCTGGCAGGCCGACGAGGACGACTGGATCTCGGTGCCGGGCGGCCCGGCGGGGCCTTTCGTGTCGACGGCGATGGCCATGCCGAACCAGGCGGGTTTCGCCCGGACCGTGGTCATGGTCAGCCAACGCCACCGGTACCACGCTGGATCGTCGCACACCGATGTCCACATCGAGGACGGAATGCGCGTCGAACGCCTGGACGCAGAGGTGGAGCGGGCCCGGGCCCGGGAGCAGTGGAACGAGGACCACTCTGCTTGGCACAACCGGTGATCGTGGTGGGGCGCCTGGTCGGATCAGCCGAGCGGCGAGAGGCGACGTGTCCCGGGCTATGCGGTCACCGCGCGTCGTCGTCCGCGTCCTCCATGGCGGGGGGCTCCTGCCAGGTCAGGGTGTCCAGTGGCCGCGGCAAGTTCCGGGCCGCGCCGGGCACGGCTCTCGTCACGGCGGACGCCTCGTCGCTGAAGAGGGCGACGGGGGCGCCCGGCGTACGGCCGGGCACTGATACTGGCGGGCTTGAGGTCTTCGTGGTGGTCATCTGGTCCCCCTGATTCGTCCCGGGCCGGGCCCGGCTGGACGCCGGCGCGCAGGCCGGCTGCGAAAGCGTATACAGATTCCGAACTGCGGCCCGAGGAGATTTCCTTCGGGCCGCATTCCCGTGTCAAGCCTGCCTCGCTCCCGACCGACCACCCGCCCGCCGCTCCTGGCACGCCCGCCCGTGCTCACGTCTGCCGACGCGAACGCGTCGAGCACCGCCTCCGGCCCGAGCCGTTACCGCTCGTCCGCCGCTTCACGCTCACCCCCCGGGTGCCACCGGAGCGGTCGCACGGGGCGGCTCGGCTCGTAAACCC includes:
- a CDS encoding SNF2-related protein, which codes for MSIDRLQPISPAALAARTPRVQIPPSRADASVESTSLALMDADAFRSTLQRVVAQGTSAAAVASEATRRIARGHLDVAALRTVLFDTGGSDVWPPVQQAAITAVAANPALAPSIISMHAQLLRTPSATVREGQGDDGQPFFVAQATFAPAGRDITGSAQRARTRKAARQQAMTTLIAALANLPDPLADRAVPEWNWDTPAAQPQAPAPAAEANPVSALNEFHQAGHITRPDYRPPTPAPTGFTATVTAIHRGRQLTGEGAGPTKRQARAEAADRLLQALQNALGADAEPPAATEPAAAAAPVQPALPMPPAPTENQEPPRALPAGPADLFAAHRLLEQALADGAALTLLPSRHPGRTAWMLFQPDGAPLLAPGHLPPPLQPVARDLVLASSGGIMPRRATVTGIAVPVGLALPALLAPREGEHPSVTGWRAGLRLAVECVAQQRVYPALTADGQGCWRIGPITDPLRTAVTEAAARMAPEGHCLLAGHSPLRVPAPEHALWPLLDAVADAMVRTPGAAPLLGPGPFTSTPTPDTEPSAELWAWADAIEDAADPRPAARLTLRIKEPENTEHAPTAQAVLLLATDDHDEPVPASSIWEGHPSHSTLTPAVLPGVRRALRRGARHFPPLGDLAAQDRPRRLTLSAEDLARLHDHAVSPLAAAGITVHWPTALLGALTATAVIGRRHDADDEFTPGSGFLALDRLVDCRWHISLDGEPLTEDEMTALADAAWPLIRMRGRWLLIDPDTARRARHRELAPLPSLDALAAALSGTLTLDGETLDVRPAGTLATLVDALRQAPDDPRPVPPPTSLNANLRHYQQRALTWLAHTLDLGFGALLADDMGLGKTLTTIALHLHRAETAGEAAGPTLVVCPASLITNWQREIARFAPDTAVLRYHGTGRTLDTDALGHTTVVITTYGTLRRDPDLAATHWGLVVADEAQHIKNPASATAKALRDLPARSRLAVTGTPVENNLTELWAILDWTNPGLFGTRAAFRARYGAVEKDPGAPAAAGLARLIAPFMLRRRKSDPGIAPELPGKIHHHRVVALTDEQTGLYEAIVRDTMHKITTSSGIERRGLVLKLLQALRQICNTPTLYLKEPLDDAEPAGLAHRSGKLAALDDLTATLADRGEAALVFTGYIQMGRILEHHLRARGRSVRFLHGGTPPARRQHLVDAFQHDPDPAPVFILSVKAAGTGLTLTRAEHVIHYDRPWNPAVEDQATDRAHRIGQHRTVQVHHLITEGTVEDHINELLARKRALTDAVLTSGEGALTELDDTELTALVSLGTR